TGCGGAACTAAACATTCATATCGCCCTGTGACTTTGTCTGAATGCGCTCCAACTCCTCATGCAACGCTGCCAAACTTTCCGCAATCGATTTGCGCGCTGTATCAATGACGATGTGGTCTCTATCCCAAGGTTCGTAACGTCTCTTTGTCACATCGTCCCAAGTGGGCAGCGTTAACCCGGCAATGTCTGAATCGCGCGAGGTGATTCGTTGATGGTGTTCGTATTCATCTGAGCATACTACTTCGATCTCGACAAACGGAGCGTCGAGAGACTTCGCCACGTTGCGCCATGCGAGGCGTGTTTCGTGAATGGGATTGACCGTGTCCACAACCACTTCAAGTCCGAGTCTGAGGTTCTGCGATGCGACCCCGTAACAAACCATGTAACCCGCCGGCCCGTCAATCCAAACCCCAGCATCCCGCATTGCCTGTTCTACGACGTCGACCCGTAAATACGTCGCTCGAATTTGTTGAGACAAGGCTGATGACAGTGTGGACTTACCTGTCCCCGGCAAGCCACCGAAAATGTAGAGCACAAACCCCACCCCTGTCCCTGGTCGTTGCTTACAGATTTCCTTAAGCCGCATTTCTCTGATGCCTACGCGGCTGTATGTTCACACAGGCTCCACCCAAACCATGTACCAGTATTTTTGCTCGCCCTTGTCGTACTCATTGTGGGCACACACATGGAACATTGGACCATGAGACGTGTTTCGCCTTACTAACTCATAGACCAATGAACAAGCAATTTTTTCATCTTCGGTGCGGTATCCCTCGTAGAGGGTGCCGATTTCGTTGTACACCACTTTGGACGCCCACTCCCAAGACTCAGGATGCGTCTCGAATTTCATGCCATCCTCGTGCCATTTGATAGCCCTCGGATGAGGTGGGCGTTGTCGCCGTTCCCAGGCCTGTGCAGCGTGAAGTATGCTATCGCGGTCATCACGAGTCTCGTTCATTGATTCCTCAACAAACTCTGTGTGCATTATCGTTACTGTATCATCCTGCAAATTCACTTCAGCAGTTATCGTTCCCATTCCTGAAATCGTCTCTGTTACATGGACGATTTTATTCTTGTCATCAAGCCAGCGACATTTCATCATACGACTCATGTACATTGAGATTCTGCCCTTCTAGCCCCTATGGGCTGTGACCTCCGGCGACCTCCAGTAAGGCAGCATTGCTTCCAAAACATTGTCTCACACAGCATCGAAGGCTGGCGGATACTTCACCTTCCCGCGAATACCTTCTAGCGAACCAGTCTGTATTTCGTAAACCATAAACACGTCATTGCGTACCGGAAATGGCGGTTGAATCTCTTTGGACTTTGCCGTTACAAAGCCAAATTTGGGATAAAAATTCGGGTGTCCCAATACAACGACGTGCCCAAACCCGAGTTCAGCACATTTCTCGAGGCCCTCCCTGACCAAAGTCGTACCTACACCTTGATTTTGGTATTCAGGTTTCACGGCCATTGGTGCAAGACCCAGTGTCGGCACAGTGCCGTTCTCCGTTTCGATAGAAAGAATGCTGAACAAGATATGCCCAATCACCTCATCAGAAAGTGCAACGAGGGATAACTCTGGTACGAAGAACTCGGATGCTCTAATCGCTTCGATGAGTCTTGATTCGTTTTGTCGTCCAAACGCCAAACGATTCACCTCACGAATCGCGCTGACATCCCCTTCCGTTTCTGGTCGAACGCGATAAAAACGCTGTAAACCTTGTCCCAAATATCTCAGCTCCATAAGTTATTCGGCCCATTTGGCGCCTTTCTTTTGTAGTACCTGGCGAAGTTGTTGTTTTAGCTCCGGTTGGATATCACCATGGCTTAGCACAACCTCATAAGCCTCTCGGACAGTTCCCCAAAACACAGGGTCTTTAGGGATTCTCATGCGCCGAATCGCTGCTACATAATGCTGAACTCCTTCATTGTCCGGATTATCGCGGAGTATGTTCGTCAATTTAGCGAGTTTCTTTTGCTTGAACTCATCTTTGACAGTGCCCTTGGCCCAGTAAGGGATTGTAGGTGGTATTTTGCCCTACAACGCAAAGAGCCCCAAACTGGTTGGGGCCTCCGGATGTGAATTCAGACTAAACGAGCGTGCCGGACGACGTCTGACGCAGATGGATGGCTTTCGCAGGAAGTGGAATGTTCAGTGCCTTGAGCACCTCACGCAGGTCCTGCGGCGGAGGTGGCACGCTCAGAAACTCTTTCCCAAGGAATTCAGTCTTCATTACGTGCCATCGCTTTAGTTCCTTCATGATTCGTTCGCCGGTGTACCAGCGCGCGCCCAGTTCCTCCAGCCGTTGCTCACGCCCTGCAGCGTTGTCCATCTGCTGAGCTTCGCGCTCACGCTGTTCCCACCAGCGGCGGTACATCACTTGAACCTCTTGCTCGAACAGATATGCCAGTACACAGACGAAGATGTGGCCACGAACACGCTTCTCATTCCAGTGGTAAACCGGGCCGACATCGAGGAAGTTCTTAATCTCGCGAAACGCCCGTTCCACGTTCATCAATGTTTTGTAGGAGGTGACAACCTGTTCGGCTGGTAGATTGGTGTTGGTTTTAATCACAAACTTTCCGTCTCGGAGCGCTTCCTTGGCTAGGGCCCCCTCGTTACGTTTGTAGGAGAGCTTCTCGTCATTGAACTCCACTTCAAGAAACGCTTGTACACCTTTTTTCGTGAGGATGTCGCTGACCTTGAGCATCACGGACTGTGTGCTTGTTTTCCGACCGCGGTGAGGTTTCTCCAACCACGTCCCGTATTCGACCAGGGCTTGTTCTGCTTCCTCTAACGCGGACACACGGAAGGCTTCGTCTGTCTTTGCCTTGAGTGGGTTGTGGCAGAGAATATAGCGAGCATCTTGCCCTTTTTCATCATCCTCGACGGCAGATGCAGGCACCTCAAGGTAGCTGAGGTTACCACGTAGTTCGGTATAGACTGAGATGTCATTGTACTTTGTTAACAAGGTGTCGCTGACCACACGACCACGTTTGTGGTAGCCCACAATAAAGGGATATTGGAGTTCTGCCAATAGCTCGGTGTTCTTTTTGGTGACCATGCCACGGTCCCCGACGAAGACACACTGTTCTACCGAGAAGTCTTTCTTCAAACGTTCTAGAATCTCTTTGACGGTCTTCTTGTCCGGTGTGTTTCCTGCAAAGACTTCATGAGTGATTGGCAGGCCGTCCGGTGTGACAAGTAGGCCGAGTTCAACCTGCTCTAGGTCTGGTCGGTGGGTTCGGGAGTATCCGTGTTCGCCAATCGGACAGTGGTGGCCACTGAGATGCGTACTGGTTAGGTCATAGAGTACCAGCGACAGGCGAAAGCTCAGAAGGTCCGTGAGTCGCTGGTAGATGAGCTTCTCAAGCTGTGG
The Alicyclobacillus curvatus genome window above contains:
- a CDS encoding AAA family ATPase, whose amino-acid sequence is MLYIFGGLPGTGKSTLSSALSQQIRATYLRVDVVEQAMRDAGVWIDGPAGYMVCYGVASQNLRLGLEVVVDTVNPIHETRLAWRNVAKSLDAPFVEIEVVCSDEYEHHQRITSRDSDIAGLTLPTWDDVTKRRYEPWDRDHIVIDTARKSIAESLAALHEELERIQTKSQGDMNV
- a CDS encoding N-acetyltransferase, with product MELRYLGQGLQRFYRVRPETEGDVSAIREVNRLAFGRQNESRLIEAIRASEFFVPELSLVALSDEVIGHILFSILSIETENGTVPTLGLAPMAVKPEYQNQGVGTTLVREGLEKCAELGFGHVVVLGHPNFYPKFGFVTAKSKEIQPPFPVRNDVFMVYEIQTGSLEGIRGKVKYPPAFDAV
- a CDS encoding IS1634 family transposase, which codes for MFAQIVSTKRPDGRTYRYMHIVESYREGKAVKKRRIASLGNVDGYSEEEIQQFIRTLESLLQNRASGSIEDFDPKSTLSFGVPYVVQFLWDQLGLTKAVQNELKDRQVTFDVARYVKAMVCNRLMNPSSKLDLFHTIEDMYLPESGDEPWQLQHFYRALDHLMDMKPQLEKLIYQRLTDLLSFRLSLVLYDLTSTHLSGHHCPIGEHGYSRTHRPDLEQVELGLLVTPDGLPITHEVFAGNTPDKKTVKEILERLKKDFSVEQCVFVGDRGMVTKKNTELLAELQYPFIVGYHKRGRVVSDTLLTKYNDISVYTELRGNLSYLEVPASAVEDDEKGQDARYILCHNPLKAKTDEAFRVSALEEAEQALVEYGTWLEKPHRGRKTSTQSVMLKVSDILTKKGVQAFLEVEFNDEKLSYKRNEGALAKEALRDGKFVIKTNTNLPAEQVVTSYKTLMNVERAFREIKNFLDVGPVYHWNEKRVRGHIFVCVLAYLFEQEVQVMYRRWWEQREREAQQMDNAAGREQRLEELGARWYTGERIMKELKRWHVMKTEFLGKEFLSVPPPPQDLREVLKALNIPLPAKAIHLRQTSSGTLV